The following proteins are encoded in a genomic region of Nicotiana sylvestris chromosome 4, ASM39365v2, whole genome shotgun sequence:
- the LOC138890151 gene encoding uncharacterized protein, translating into MPRDSLSAHVYVSTPVGDPIVVDHVYRACVVIIGGLETHVDFLFLDMVDFDVILGMDWVISYMKAWRMVDKGYLAYLAYVRDSSAEVPSMDSMPVAREFLEVDPKKIAVVKDWPRPTSVTDIQSFLCLAGYYHRFVKGFSSIAAPMTRLTQKGAQFRWYDEYEASFQKIKKALTTTPMLVLPTGSRPYTVYSDALGIGLGAVLMQNYKDRLRTAQSRQKSYSDRKVRNVAFVVGERVLLRVSSMKGVMRFGKKGKLRPRFIGPFEILDREGEVAYRLALLLSLSDVHPVFHMSMLRKYHGDPSHVLEFSTVQLDKDLTYEEEPVAILDWQVRQLRSKTFPSVFVQ; encoded by the exons atgcctcgtgattctttgagtgctcatgtatatgtgtctacaccagtagGTGATcctattgtggtagatcatgtTTATCGTGCTTGCGTGGTCATCATTGGGGGCCTTGAGACCCATGTAGATTTCCTATTTCTCgacatggtggatttcgatgtcattctggggatggattg ggttatctcatatatgaaggcttggcgtatggtTGACAAGGgatatttggcttatttggcgtatgttcgtgattctagtgctgaggttccttctatggattctatgcCCGTTGCtcgtgagtttctagag gtggatcctaagaagattgcggtagtcaaggactggcctagacccacatcagttACAGATATCCAGAGTTTCTTgtgtttggcgggttattaccatcggtttgtgaaggggttttcatccattgcagccccgatgaccaggttgacccagaagggtgctcagtTTAGGTGGTATGatgagtatgaggcgagctttcagaagatcaagaaagctttgactacgacaccaatgttggttttgcccacaggttcaaggccatatacagtatatagTGATGCATTgggtattggacttggtgcggtgttgatgcagaattacaag gataggcttcgtaccgctcagtccaggcagaagagttattccgaccgcaaggttcgtaaTGTGGCATTcgtggtcggagagcgagtgttgctccgGGTGTCgtccatgaagggcgtgatgagatttgggaagaagggcaagctaagacctaggttcattggtccttttgagattcttgatcgagagggagaggtggcttacagacttgcgttacTACTGAGTTTATCAGatgtgcacccagtgtttcatatgtccatgcttcggaagtatcacggcgatccatcccacgtttTAGaatttagcactgtccagttggacaaggacttgacctatgaggaggagccggtagctattctagactggcaggttcgtcaattgagatcgaagacgTTCCCTTCAGTTTttgttcagtag